One Spinacia oleracea cultivar Varoflay chromosome 4, BTI_SOV_V1, whole genome shotgun sequence DNA segment encodes these proteins:
- the LOC110786209 gene encoding uncharacterized protein yields MEIADDSKNSKRVVFVTVGTTLFDALVRAVDTQEVRQELYAKGYTHLLIQIGRGSYIPARSTSDNGSVAVEYFTFSSSIAESLRSASLVISHAGSGSIFETLRLRKPLIVVVNEDLMDNHQEELAEELAERKHLFCAHPRTLHQTIASMNLDSLLPYPAGDAKPVSKLINKFLGFPED; encoded by the exons ATGGAAATTGCTGATGACAGTAAGAATTCTAAGAGAGTAGTTTTTGTCACTGTGGGAACTACTCTGTTTGATGCACTTGTAAGAGCAGTGGACACTCAAGAAGTCAGGCAAGAGCTATATGCAAAAGGATATACACACCTTCTGATTCAAATTGGTCGTGGATCCTACATCCCTGCCAGG TCCACCAGCGACAATGGGTCTGTAGCTGTTGAATACTTCACGTTTTCGTCCAGCATTGCCGAGAGCCTGAGATCAGCTTCTCTCGTCATAAGTCACGCAG GATCAGGAAGCATTTTTGAGACACTCCGGTTGCGCAAGCCGTTAATTGTCGTGGTGAATGAGGATTTGATGGACAATCATCAAGAAGAATTGGCAGAAGAATTAGCCGAGAGGAAACACTTGTTCTGTGCACACCCTCGAACCCTCCATCAGACTATTGCTAGTATGAATCTAGATTCTCTTCTTCCATATCCTGCTGGTGATGCTAAACCGGTTTCAAAGCTTATTAACAAGTTCTTAGGTTTCCCAGAAGATTAG
- the LOC110786210 gene encoding probable serine/threonine-protein kinase PBL7 — METATGLGSAESSDSTTAIYPQNEKQPFPHSPPQSYDKHNNLGTLSLTTILLIVIPIFIIILLSFIIVLIVLLRRQRSSKCNSYTSNSNSNSNSNSDKSCKFVADTVISFTESSPDLNNGCMSTASSRRTSQSQYKGVQVFTYKELETATNKFNEANVIGHGGYGVVYRGVLSDGTVAAIKMVHRDGKQGERAFRMEVDLLSRLHSPNLVELLGYCADQNHRLLIFEFMPNGSLQQHLHAPHTYPKPLDWGTRLRIALDCARALEFLHEHVTPSIIHRDFKCSSILLDHNFRAKVSDFGLAKTGSNKINGQISTRVLGTTGYLAPEYASTGKLTTKSDVYSFGVVLLQLITGRVPVDTRRPSGEHVLVSWAHPRLTHRQKVMEMIDPSLKGQYSQKDIIQIAAIAAVCVQVEPDYRPLMTDVVQSLIPLVKNLSSVPSTSSRCLTNLVSPKSRKSSFS; from the exons ATGGAAACTGCCACCGGTCTCGGTTCTGCAGAATCATCTGACAGTACTACTGCAATCTATCCCCAGAATGAGAAACAGCCGTTTCCACATTCTCCACCACAAAGTTATGATAAGCATAATAATCTAGGGACTCTCTCCCTCACTACCATTCTTCTGATTGTCATACCCATCTTTATAATCATCCTCCTTTCTTTCATCATTGTTCTTATAGTCTTACTTCGACGACAGAGGTCGTCAAAATGTAACAGCTACaccagcaacagcaacagcaacagcaacagcaacagcgaCAAGAGCTGCAAGTTTGTTGCTGATACTGTTATCAGTTTTACTGAAAGTAGCCCAG ATTTGAATAATGGGTGTATGTCAACCGCAAGCTCGAGACGTACATCACAATCCCAATACAAAGGAGTACAAGTATTCACATACAAGGAGCTAGAAACAGCTACAAACAAGTTCAACGAGGCGAATGTGATAGGGCATGGTGGGTATGGAGTGGTGTACAGAGGAGTTCTTAGTGATGGGACTGTGGCAGCCATTAAGATGGTTCACAGGGATGGCAAGCAAGGAGAGCGCGCTTTTAGGATGGAG GTGGACCTACTCAGCCGTTTACATTCTCCTAACCTAGTGGAGCTACTTGGCTATTGCGCGGACCAAAATCACAGGCTCCTAATATTTGAGTTCATGCCCAACGGCAGCCTACAACAGCATCTACATGCACCTCACACCTATCCTAAGCCGTTAGATTGGGGCACGCGTCTACGCATCGCCCTTGATTGCGCCCGTGCCCTCGAGTTCCTTCACGAGCATGTAACACCATCCATAATCCACAGGGATTTCAAATGCAGTAGCATTCTACTGGACCATAACTTTAGAGCAAAGGTGTCTGATTTCGGTTTGGCTAAGACGGGTTCAAATAAGATCAACGGTCAGATTTCAACGCGCGTCTTAGGGACCACCGGATACCTGGCTCCAGA GTATGCTTCAACAGGGAAACTTACAACGAAATCAGATGTTTACAGCTTCGGGGTTGTCCTTCTACAGCTCATAACAGGACGTGTACCAGTTGATACGAGACGTCCATCAGGAGAACATGTCCTTGTCTCTTGG GCTCATCCAAGGTTAACTCACAGACAAAAGGTAATGGAAATGATCGACCCAAGTCTAAAAGGGCAATACTCCCAAAAGGATATCATTCAG ATAGCCGCGATTGCTGCAGTTTGTGTACAAGTAGAACCAGATTACAGACCTTTGATGACAGATGTTGTGCAGTCATTAATCCCTTTGGTGAAAAACCTTTCTTCTGTTCCCTCAACCTCATCAAGATGTCTTACTAATTTAGTCAGTCCAAAGTCCAGGAAGTCGTCTTTCTCATAG
- the LOC130459589 gene encoding sufE-like protein 1, chloroplastic/mitochondrial: MASRGVMNMGALASRANRMRTKLQSTLEASVLEIEDVSHQHSGHAAMRESEYSGGETHFNLKIVSPKFEGQTLVKRHRMVYDLLSDELQSGLHALSINAKTPQEVAPK, translated from the coding sequence ATGGCTTCAAGAGGAGTAATGAACATGGGTGCATTAGCATCAAGAGCAAATAGAATGAGGACGAAGCTGCAATCAACACTGGAAGCAAGTGTTCTTGAAATTGAAGATGTTTCACATCAACATTCTGGTCATGCTGCCATGAGAGAGAGTGAGTATAGCGGTGGAGAAACCCATTTCAATTTGAAGATTGTTTCCCCTAAATTCGAGGGTCAAACCCTAGTTAAACGACATCGTATGGTGTATGATCTCTTATCTGATGAGCTTCAGTCTGGTCTTCATGCTCTCTCTATTAATGCTAAAACCCCACAAGAAGTTGCTCCTAAATAA